The Acidimicrobiia bacterium genomic sequence GGACGACGCTGCGGCTCGCCGATGCCTGGGCGGCGGGTCCCGAACTCGTGCTTGCGCACCTCGTGCGCCGTGCGGGCGCGGGCGCGGGTCCGCTCGAGAGTGACGTCGCGACGATCCTGCGCGTCGAGGACGACGCGATCACCGAGATCGTCAGCGTGTCGTCTCGCGCCCTCGACACGTACTGGGCGAGCGCTCCCTGAGACCACCGAGCCACACGCGTCGCTAAGGGGGCGATGCCGAAGTCGGCGTCGGTTCCGGGCGTCCACGACTTGTGTGTTTCGCGAGGTCACGATGAGTTGGTCGTCGTCGGCATCGGACGTGGTTATCGGTCGCATGAACCGTTATCCGCGGGACGACCGGCGCCGCCCCACTAGCGGCGGCAGCGCACGTAGAGCGAGTAGTGGGGATGAGGGCCGAACGTCCCGACGAGGCAGAACTGGTCCTGCACGACGACGTTGGGCTCGTTCGGGCCGAAGCGCCGAGAATCGTTCGGCTCGTTCCACCCGACCCACTGGTCCGACAGGATGAGGACGTCCGACCTGCGGACCTCGTCGGCCAGGCCGGAATGCTTGGCGTTGGCCACTCCCGGATCCATCTCGACGTAGCGCGTGGCCGGGGTGAGCTGCGGCAGCAAGTAGTAGAAGAACGCCTCGCTATAGGGGGTCTTGCGCAGGTCGGTCGGCCCGACGAGGAGCCGCTGGCCGGGCTTCGACGCCCGCTCGGTCGCGGCCAGCAACTCGACCGCGGGCTTCGGGAACGCGGTGTACCAGCTCCGCCCTCGGTTCGTCACGACACCGGCGGCTCGGTGGTTCCCGAAGCTCTGCACTGCGTAGTCGGCGTAGCTGCGCACCGTGAAGGTGCTGATGACGAAGGCGAGCACGGCGAGCACCGCGGCGCTGGCCGCGATTCCGAGGGTTCGGCGCGGCCAGCGAGGCCAACGCGCCGTCACGAGCTCGAGGCCGGCGACGGGCAGGAACGCGATCGTCACGCACGAGACCCAGTCGAGGTGCGCCGAGTCGGCGCGCTGGATCGCCTGCGGGAGGATGCCGGCGCTGAAGCCCGCCATCGCCAGCAGGACCCGGGCCCGCACCGAGGCGCGGTCGCGGCGGACGGCCTGGATGCCGGCCGCGGCCAGGACGACCACCGAAAGCGGGAGGAGGAAGAACCACACCGTGAGCTGCGCCGCCGACGGCAGCATCGGGAGGGGCCACCGCAGCGCGACGAGGCTGCCCAAGGCCTCGAGGGTGCCGTCGAGGTGACTCCAGGACGGGGGGATCGGGAGCCGGCGGCCGCCGCGGAGCTTGAAGAGCGGCTCGGTGATCATGCCGCGCACGACCGTCCCCGGTCCCGCCGTCGCCAGATGGGCGACGTACGGGGACAGACCGAGTGCGAGCCCGATGCCGAACCGCCGGACGACGCTCCGGCTCGCCCCCCACCCGAGCGCCAGGATCGCCAGCCCGATGGCCACGACGAGATCGATCCGGTAGAGGAGCGCGAAGCCGGCCAGCAGCCCCGCGACCAACGCGAGCCGCTGGGCGTGGCGGACCTCGGCCGCGTCGCGGCTCCCTGCTGCCGCCACCAGCGCGAGCAGGGCGAGGCCGACGCCGCCTGCCCACGCCAAGGCGGTCAGCCCGATCGACGGGACGAGGAACAGCAGCGACGTGAGACCGCAGCCCAGCGCCACCTCTCGACCCCACCGACGCGCGAGCGCGAACACACCGAAGACGACGGCCAGCTGCTGGAGGAGCCCGACGGCGCGCTCGGCGAAGATCGAGGTGCCGAAGACCCGGAACACCCCGGCCAGCGCCCAGAGGCTCCCAGGCCCGTACAGGTAGAGGAAGTCCTTGTTCGGGATGGCGCCCGCGAGCACCCGGTCGGGGAACACGAGCATGAAGCCCTCCTCCATCGGAGGACCCGGGCTCCGGAGGAGGCCGCGCAACGGCAGCGCGAAGGCGGCCAGGAGGATGCCCACCGCGATGGCGTCCCGCCGGTCCACCCGCCGCCACGCCGCGGGAGCGCCAACAGCGCCTGCTCGCCGCTCGACCGTGCCGGCGGTGGTCACCGGCTCAGCGCTGGAGGGCCGCCTCGCGCCCGACGAGGTGCGAGCGCCCGAACACAAACGCGAGGCCGTACGCAGCAGCAACAACGATGAGGAGGGCGCGATAGCCGACGATCAAGGTGGCGTATTCCAGGAGGCCGCCGACCATCGCGCCGAGCAGGTTCACGCCGAAGGCCGTCGTCGAAGACCCCACGTCTCGGAACCGGTTCGAGAAGATGAGGTTCGCGAAGAAGACCGGCGCGAACGCCAGCGCGCTCGCGGCGAAGAACCTTGGCACGACCCCCAGCGACAGCAGCGCGCTCGGCGGGACGGCCCAAGCGACGGCGAGCGAGGCGAACAGCAGCAGGTAGAGGCGGGCCGGTCTTCGGAACCGCACGTGGCGGCACAGCTCGACCGCCAGCAGCACCGTGAGGAGGATGCCCAAGAACACGAGCGCGTTCACGAACCAGGTCGTGCCGAAGAGGAGGGCGAACTGGACGATGTTCTTCGTCTCGAGGAGGAGGAACGCGAGCCCGAGGAAGAACAGGTCCAGGTAGCCGCCCATCGATCGCATGCGGCCGGCCACGAGGCGCACCATCAGGATCGAGAAGCCGAGGATCAGCAGGTCCGTGACGATGTACAGCGACGGCACCGAGGGGTTCCGCAGGTACGGGAACGGGTGATCGTCGGTGGCGGGCGACGGGACGGCCCCGGAGGGCCTCCAGACCGAGGCGCATCGGACATCGGCACGGTTCGGCGCGTCGACGAGCACGGTGAAGCGAGTCTCGCCGGTGCCGTTGTCGCCGCGGCACGGCGGGTGCCCGAACACCTGGTTGAGCGTCCCTGCGAAGCGGTCGAGGAGCCACGGCAACCGGTAGAAGTTGTACATCGAGTACACGCCGTGCGGCTTGAGGTGGTCACGCGCGGTCTCGATCGCCTGCTTCGTGAACAGGTAGCTCTCCAGTCGGACCGATCCTTGGCCCGGCACGAGCGTGATCGAGTCGGTCAGCGCCAGCAGGATCAGGTCGTACCGGCGGTCGGTCTGCTGGAGGAACGCCCGCCCGTCGGTCGTGTGGACCGAGACCCGGGGGTCCCGGTACGGATGGTCGGGATGGATCTCCCGCCCGATCTGCGCGATTCGCGGGTCGATCTCGACGGCGTCCACGTGGCGGGCGCCCCGCGCCAGCGCCACCGAGACGTCGTTGCCGCCGCCGGCGCCGATCACGAGCACGTTGTCGAGCCGCTGGTGCGCGAGCTGGCTGTAGAGGAGCGAGTAGTTGGGATCGATCGCGTAGTGGAGGTTCGCTTGGTGCAGGACGCCGTTGACGCTCACGCTGTTGTAGTTGCTCTTCTGAATGGT encodes the following:
- a CDS encoding spermidine synthase → MVLLSFLLLFLELALIRWTGENIVHLSYFTNFVLLGSFLGIGLGFLRANRRVNLFPYAPILLAGLVAFVRFFPVELSASGGNFIYFGNIQASGPPRALVLIIVFVAVAAVMMAIAEGVARTFKRFEPLDAYRLDLVGSVLGILAVSLLSLLSAPSIAWGAVVAVLLLGLEGTGRTTRPWLRIAQVIAFGTILVLLGFESFAPNISWSPYYKIKTIQKSNYNSVSVNGVLHQANLHYAIDPNYSLLYSQLAHQRLDNVLVIGAGGGNDVSVALARGARHVDAVEIDPRIAQIGREIHPDHPYRDPRVSVHTTDGRAFLQQTDRRYDLILLALTDSITLVPGQGSVRLESYLFTKQAIETARDHLKPHGVYSMYNFYRLPWLLDRFAGTLNQVFGHPPCRGDNGTGETRFTVLVDAPNRADVRCASVWRPSGAVPSPATDDHPFPYLRNPSVPSLYIVTDLLILGFSILMVRLVAGRMRSMGGYLDLFFLGLAFLLLETKNIVQFALLFGTTWFVNALVFLGILLTVLLAVELCRHVRFRRPARLYLLLFASLAVAWAVPPSALLSLGVVPRFFAASALAFAPVFFANLIFSNRFRDVGSSTTAFGVNLLGAMVGGLLEYATLIVGYRALLIVVAAAYGLAFVFGRSHLVGREAALQR